In Pseudomonas sp. R76, one genomic interval encodes:
- the erdR gene encoding response regulator transcription factor ErdR, producing MATYEILIADDHPLFRSALHQAVTLGLGPDVRLVEVASIAELEARLGEKSDWDLVLLDLNMPGAYGFSGLVLLRGQYPQIPVVMVSAQEEADVVVRSKEFGASGFIPKSSSMEAIQQAVRTVLDGDVSWPPQAFEEINVSDEAKAARDGLASLTPQQFRVLTMVCEGLLNKQIAYELSVSEATIKAHVTAIFRKLGVRTRTQAALLLQQLESISQH from the coding sequence ATGGCCACATACGAAATCCTGATAGCCGATGACCATCCGCTGTTTCGCAGTGCGCTGCATCAGGCCGTAACCCTGGGCCTTGGCCCCGACGTGCGACTGGTTGAAGTGGCCAGCATTGCCGAGCTGGAAGCCCGCCTCGGCGAAAAATCCGACTGGGACCTGGTGCTGCTCGACCTCAACATGCCGGGCGCCTACGGTTTTTCCGGGCTGGTGCTGTTGCGCGGGCAATACCCGCAAATCCCGGTGGTGATGGTCTCGGCCCAGGAAGAAGCTGACGTGGTGGTACGCTCCAAGGAGTTTGGCGCCAGCGGGTTCATTCCCAAGTCCAGCTCGATGGAAGCGATTCAGCAAGCCGTGCGCACCGTGCTGGACGGCGATGTGTCGTGGCCGCCGCAAGCGTTTGAAGAAATCAATGTGTCCGACGAAGCCAAGGCCGCCCGTGATGGCCTCGCCAGCCTGACGCCGCAGCAGTTTCGCGTGCTGACCATGGTCTGCGAAGGCTTGCTGAACAAACAGATTGCCTACGAGCTGAGTGTGTCGGAAGCGACCATCAAGGCCCACGTGACGGCGATCTTCCGCAAGTTGGGCGTGCGTACGCGCACCCAGGCGGCGCTGCTCTTGCAACAACTTGAGTCAATTTCGCAGCATTAA
- a CDS encoding GNAT family N-acetyltransferase, which yields MRQLSVIHTPKLSDFAHLAQLWEDSVRATHDFLPDSYIVLLKELVLTRYLDSVMLICTKDARQRITGFAGVAAGKVEMLFIDPQHRGQGLGRQLLRYAIEHMNADTLDVNEQNPQALGFYFKQGFEVIGRAEHDGLGQPYPLLHMRLRQQQLRRG from the coding sequence ATGCGTCAGCTTTCGGTTATCCATACACCCAAACTCAGCGACTTCGCGCACTTGGCGCAACTCTGGGAAGACTCGGTGCGGGCGACCCACGATTTCTTGCCGGACAGCTACATCGTGCTGCTCAAGGAGCTGGTGCTGACGCGCTATCTGGACTCGGTGATGCTGATTTGTACCAAGGACGCGCGCCAACGCATCACCGGGTTTGCCGGGGTGGCGGCGGGCAAGGTCGAGATGCTGTTTATCGACCCGCAACACCGTGGCCAGGGCCTTGGCCGGCAACTGCTGCGGTATGCCATCGAACACATGAACGCCGATACCCTGGACGTCAACGAACAGAACCCGCAGGCCCTGGGGTTCTACTTCAAGCAGGGCTTTGAGGTGATCGGCCGTGCGGAGCATGATGGGCTAGGCCAGCCGTATCCGTTGCTGCACATGCGTTTGCGCCAGCAGCAACTGCGCAGAGGCTGA
- a CDS encoding rRNA pseudouridine synthase, whose product MTDPIRLSKRLIELVGCSRREAELFIEGGWVSVDGEVIDEPQFKVTTQKVELDPEAKATAPEPVTILLHAPVGVDAETAMASISAETLSEEHRFSKRPLKGHFLRLTASAELQAKASGLLVFTQDWKILRKLTADAAKIEQEYVVEVEGDMVAHGLNRLNHGLTYKGKELPAVKASWQNENRLRFAMKNPQPGVIALFCEAVGLKVIAIRRIRIGGVSIGKVPVGQWRYLSSKEKF is encoded by the coding sequence ATGACTGACCCCATACGCCTCTCCAAACGCCTTATCGAACTGGTCGGTTGCTCCCGTCGGGAGGCTGAGCTGTTTATTGAAGGCGGCTGGGTCTCGGTGGACGGCGAAGTGATCGACGAACCGCAGTTCAAGGTCACCACCCAGAAGGTCGAGCTGGACCCAGAGGCGAAAGCCACTGCGCCGGAGCCGGTGACCATTCTGCTGCACGCGCCGGTGGGCGTGGATGCCGAAACGGCAATGGCCTCGATCAGCGCCGAGACCCTGTCCGAAGAACACCGCTTCAGCAAACGCCCGCTCAAAGGCCACTTCCTGCGCCTGACCGCCAGTGCGGAACTGCAAGCCAAGGCCAGCGGCCTGCTGGTGTTCACCCAGGACTGGAAGATTCTGCGCAAGTTAACCGCCGATGCCGCCAAGATCGAGCAGGAATACGTGGTTGAGGTTGAGGGCGACATGGTTGCCCACGGCCTCAACCGCCTGAACCACGGCCTGACCTACAAAGGCAAAGAGCTACCGGCCGTGAAGGCCAGCTGGCAGAACGAAAACCGTCTGCGCTTTGCGATGAAGAACCCGCAACCGGGCGTGATCGCCCTGTTCTGCGAGGCCGTTGGCTTGAAAGTCATCGCCATCCGTCGCATCCGCATCGGCGGCGTGTCTATCGGCAAAGTGCCGGTCGGCCAATGGCGCTACCTGTCCAGCAAAGAGAAGTTCTAA
- a CDS encoding DUF1456 family protein yields the protein MIHNDVLRSVRYMLDISDNKMVEIIKLGGMDVTKEDLLTYLKKDEEEGFVFCPDDVMAHFLDGLVIFKRGKDESRPPQPIETPVTNNIILKKLRVAFELKEDDMHAILKAAEFPVSKPELSALFRKFGHTNYRPCGDQLLRNFLKGLTLRVRA from the coding sequence ATGATTCACAACGACGTACTGCGCAGCGTGCGCTACATGCTCGACATCAGCGACAACAAGATGGTCGAGATCATCAAGCTCGGCGGCATGGACGTGACCAAGGAAGACCTGCTGACTTACCTCAAGAAAGATGAGGAAGAAGGCTTTGTGTTCTGCCCGGACGACGTGATGGCGCACTTCCTTGACGGCCTGGTGATCTTCAAGCGTGGCAAGGACGAAAGCCGTCCGCCACAGCCGATCGAAACCCCGGTGACCAACAACATCATCCTCAAGAAGCTGCGCGTGGCCTTCGAGCTGAAGGAAGACGACATGCACGCGATCCTCAAGGCCGCCGAGTTTCCGGTGTCCAAACCGGAGCTGAGCGCGCTGTTCCGCAAATTCGGCCACACCAACTACCGCCCGTGCGGCGACCAGCTGCTGCGCAACTTCCTCAAGGGCCTGACCCTGCGGGTTCGTGCGTAA
- the tsaA gene encoding tRNA (N6-threonylcarbamoyladenosine(37)-N6)-methyltransferase TrmO yields the protein MSYNVSPVGFVRSCFKEKFAIPRQPQLAPAARGVLELVAPFDQGEAVQGLEQVSHVWLLFLFHQALEDKPRLKVRPPRLGGNTSMGVFATRATHRPNGIGQSVVKLDKIEPGRLWISGIDLLDGTPVLDIKPYVPYADIIDTATNDIASSAPQLIPVQWLKTALFQAQGHAERLDEPLVALIEQCLAQDPRPAYQTPGPEREYGVQFWDVDVRWHYPEAGVICVLEVVPTD from the coding sequence ATGAGTTACAACGTCTCGCCCGTCGGCTTTGTGCGCTCCTGCTTCAAGGAGAAGTTCGCCATCCCGCGCCAGCCACAACTGGCACCGGCCGCCCGTGGCGTGCTGGAACTGGTGGCGCCGTTCGATCAAGGTGAGGCGGTGCAGGGCCTGGAGCAGGTCAGCCATGTGTGGTTGCTGTTTCTGTTCCACCAGGCCCTGGAAGACAAGCCGCGCCTGAAAGTGCGACCGCCACGTTTAGGCGGTAACACGTCCATGGGCGTGTTCGCCACCCGCGCGACGCACCGGCCCAACGGCATCGGCCAGTCGGTGGTGAAGCTGGACAAGATCGAGCCAGGGCGGTTGTGGATTTCCGGAATTGATCTGCTTGATGGCACGCCCGTGCTGGATATCAAGCCGTATGTGCCCTACGCCGACATCATTGACACCGCCACCAACGACATCGCCAGCAGCGCGCCGCAGCTGATTCCGGTGCAGTGGCTGAAGACGGCGCTGTTCCAGGCGCAAGGCCATGCTGAGCGCCTTGATGAGCCGTTGGTGGCGTTGATCGAGCAATGTTTGGCGCAGGATCCGCGGCCGGCGTATCAGACGCCAGGGCCGGAGCGCGAGTACGGCGTGCAGTTCTGGGATGTGGATGTGCGCTGGCACTATCCCGAAGCCGGGGTGATTTGCGTGCTTGAAGTGGTGCCAACTGACTGA
- a CDS encoding PA3611 family quorum-sensing-regulated virulence factor, producing the protein MLRSMLRLVAPSVALALVLPMSAHAASLLEAQMNRKLQSVAAESNKDLPREIDEKTLEVAYTVEGMQLIDHLSVQPDRAEQMRANPKAVYFQLGQSVCLNKGYRELMAKGAVMRYDITENKTNRPVASVKFVEADCPAPAAAKKKK; encoded by the coding sequence ATGCTGCGTTCCATGCTGCGCCTTGTTGCCCCATCCGTCGCCCTTGCGCTGGTCCTGCCTATGAGCGCCCACGCGGCCTCGCTGCTGGAGGCTCAAATGAACAGGAAGCTGCAAAGCGTCGCAGCTGAAAGCAACAAAGACCTGCCCCGGGAAATCGATGAAAAAACCCTGGAAGTGGCCTACACCGTTGAAGGCATGCAACTGATCGACCACCTCAGTGTGCAACCTGATCGGGCCGAACAGATGCGCGCCAACCCCAAGGCCGTGTATTTCCAGCTGGGTCAAAGCGTGTGCCTGAACAAGGGCTACCGCGAGCTGATGGCCAAGGGCGCCGTGATGCGCTACGACATTACCGAGAACAAGACCAACCGCCCCGTGGCCTCGGTCAAGTTTGTAGAAGCGGATTGCCCGGCACCTGCGGCTGCCAAGAAGAAAAAGTAA
- a CDS encoding TIGR00730 family Rossman fold protein — MPYESNDALLRHFEEHGTDLTQQVDAQLQLIAPNSPNIPLYRDMILTVLRMAQDDRNRWNAKITLQAIRELDNTFRVLEQFKGRRKVTVFGSARTPVESPLYALAREVGALLAQSDLMVITGGGGGIMAAAHEGAGLEHSLGFNITLPFEQHANPTIDGTENLLSFHFFFTRKLFFVKEADALVLCPGGFGTLDEALEVLTLIQTGKSPLVPVVLLDAPGGGFWQGALDFIRSQLEANRYILPTDLKLVRLVHSAEEAVDEINQFYANFHSTRWLKREFVVRMNHPLSERALAHLQSEFASLRLSGEFQQQAYTGEEHDDAKFSHLTRLVFNFNGRDQGRLRELVDYINLPENWAHAQGKAQQRVTPETA; from the coding sequence ATGCCTTACGAATCGAATGACGCTCTGCTCCGGCATTTTGAAGAACACGGGACCGACCTCACACAGCAGGTCGACGCGCAACTCCAGCTGATCGCTCCCAACAGCCCGAATATTCCCCTCTATCGCGACATGATCCTCACCGTTCTGCGCATGGCCCAGGACGACCGCAACCGCTGGAACGCCAAAATCACCCTGCAAGCCATCCGCGAACTGGACAATACCTTTCGCGTGCTCGAACAGTTCAAAGGCCGCCGCAAGGTGACCGTGTTCGGCTCGGCGCGCACACCGGTAGAAAGCCCGTTGTACGCCTTGGCCCGAGAAGTCGGCGCATTGCTGGCGCAATCGGACTTGATGGTCATCACCGGCGGCGGTGGCGGCATCATGGCTGCCGCCCATGAGGGTGCAGGCCTGGAACACAGCCTGGGGTTCAACATTACGCTGCCGTTTGAACAACACGCCAACCCGACCATCGACGGCACCGAGAACTTGCTGTCTTTCCACTTCTTCTTTACCCGCAAGCTGTTCTTCGTCAAAGAAGCTGATGCGCTGGTGCTGTGCCCTGGCGGTTTCGGCACCCTGGATGAAGCGCTGGAAGTACTCACACTGATCCAGACCGGCAAAAGCCCATTGGTGCCGGTGGTACTGCTGGACGCGCCAGGCGGCGGTTTCTGGCAGGGCGCCCTGGACTTTATCCGCAGCCAGCTGGAAGCCAACCGCTATATCCTGCCCACCGACCTCAAGTTGGTTCGCCTGGTGCACAGCGCTGAAGAAGCCGTGGATGAAATCAACCAGTTCTATGCCAACTTCCATTCCACACGCTGGTTGAAGCGTGAGTTTGTGGTGCGCATGAATCACCCGCTGAGTGAGCGTGCCCTGGCCCATTTGCAGAGCGAATTTGCCAGCCTGCGACTGAGTGGGGAGTTCCAGCAGCAGGCCTATACCGGCGAGGAACATGATGATGCGAAGTTCAGCCATTTGACGCGGCTGGTGTTCAACTTCAATGGCCGTGATCAGGGCCGGCTGCGGGAGTTGGTGGACTACATCAATTTGCCGGAAAACTGGGCACACGCTCAGGGCAAGGCGCAGCAGCGAGTGACGCCTGAGACGGCGTGA
- the rimO gene encoding 30S ribosomal protein S12 methylthiotransferase RimO → MSTTIAKANPKVGFVSLGCPKALVDSERILTQLRMEGYDVVSTYQDADVVVVNTCGFIDSAKAESLEVIGEAIKENGKVIVTGCMGVEEGNIRNVHPSVLAVTGPQQYEQVVNAVHDVVPPRQDHNPLIDLVPPQGIKLTPRHYAYLKISEGCNHSCSFCIIPSMRGKLVSRPVGDVLDEAQRLVKSGVKELLVISQDTSAYGVDVKYRTGFWNGAPVKTRMTELCEALSSLGVWVRLHYVYPYPHVDELIPLMAAGKILPYLDIPFQHASPKILKAMKRPAFEDKTLARIKNWREICPELIIRSTFIVGFPGETEEDFQYLLDWLTEAQLDRVGCFQYSPVEGAPANLLDAAIVPDDVKQDRWERFMAHQQAISSARLQLRIGKEIEVLIDEVDEQGAVGRCFFDAPEIDGNVFIDDASGLKPGDKVWCTVTDADEYDLWAVKRD, encoded by the coding sequence ATGTCCACCACCATCGCAAAAGCCAACCCCAAGGTCGGCTTTGTATCCCTGGGTTGCCCGAAGGCTCTGGTCGACTCCGAGCGCATCCTCACGCAACTGCGTATGGAAGGCTATGACGTCGTGTCCACCTACCAGGACGCGGACGTGGTGGTGGTCAACACCTGCGGCTTCATCGACTCGGCCAAGGCAGAGTCCCTGGAAGTGATCGGCGAAGCCATCAAGGAAAACGGCAAGGTCATCGTGACCGGCTGCATGGGCGTGGAAGAAGGCAATATCCGCAACGTGCACCCTAGCGTGCTGGCCGTGACCGGCCCGCAGCAATATGAGCAGGTAGTCAACGCCGTGCATGACGTGGTGCCGCCGCGTCAGGACCACAACCCGCTGATCGACCTGGTGCCGCCGCAAGGCATCAAGCTGACGCCGCGCCACTACGCGTACCTGAAGATTTCCGAAGGCTGCAACCATAGCTGCAGCTTCTGCATCATCCCGTCGATGCGCGGCAAGCTGGTCAGCCGCCCGGTCGGTGATGTGCTGGATGAGGCCCAGCGCCTGGTCAAATCCGGCGTGAAAGAGCTGTTGGTGATCTCCCAGGACACCAGCGCCTACGGCGTCGACGTGAAATACCGCACCGGTTTCTGGAACGGCGCGCCGGTAAAAACCCGCATGACCGAACTCTGCGAAGCCCTCAGCAGCCTGGGCGTGTGGGTGCGCCTGCACTACGTTTACCCGTACCCGCACGTGGACGAGCTGATCCCGTTGATGGCCGCCGGCAAGATCCTGCCGTACCTGGACATCCCGTTCCAGCACGCCAGCCCGAAAATCCTTAAGGCGATGAAACGCCCGGCCTTCGAAGACAAGACCCTGGCGCGCATCAAGAACTGGCGCGAGATCTGCCCGGAACTGATCATTCGCTCCACCTTCATCGTCGGCTTCCCTGGCGAAACCGAAGAAGACTTCCAGTACCTGCTGGACTGGCTGACCGAAGCGCAGCTGGACCGCGTCGGTTGCTTCCAGTACTCGCCGGTTGAAGGCGCGCCGGCCAACCTGCTGGACGCGGCCATCGTGCCGGACGACGTCAAGCAAGACCGCTGGGAGCGCTTCATGGCGCACCAGCAGGCGATCAGCTCGGCACGCCTGCAACTGCGCATTGGCAAGGAAATCGAAGTGTTGATCGACGAAGTCGACGAGCAAGGCGCGGTAGGCCGCTGCTTCTTCGATGCGCCGGAAATCGACGGTAACGTGTTTATCGACGACGCCAGCGGTTTGAAGCCGGGCGACAAGGTCTGGTGCACCGTGACCGACGCCGACGAATACGACCTGTGGGCCGTAAAGCGCGACTAA
- a CDS encoding diacylglycerol kinase encodes MSPFKGQTGIKRIFNAGGYSLDGLRAAFTGEAAFRQLVLLNVILIPLSFFLHVSRVERALLIAVCLLALIVELLNSAVEAAIDRISLDLHPLSKNAKDMGSAAQFVALTMITLVWAVILI; translated from the coding sequence ATGTCGCCTTTCAAGGGTCAAACCGGTATCAAACGTATCTTCAACGCAGGGGGCTATTCCCTGGATGGCCTGCGCGCGGCTTTCACTGGCGAGGCGGCGTTCCGTCAACTGGTGTTGCTCAACGTCATCCTGATCCCGTTGAGTTTTTTCCTGCACGTGAGCCGGGTCGAACGCGCCTTGCTGATCGCGGTGTGTCTGCTGGCCTTGATCGTCGAGTTGCTCAACTCCGCTGTGGAAGCCGCCATCGACCGGATCTCGCTGGACCTGCACCCGCTGTCGAAAAACGCCAAGGACATGGGCAGCGCCGCGCAATTCGTGGCACTGACCATGATCACCCTGGTGTGGGCCGTGATCCTGATCTAA
- the fpr gene encoding ferredoxin-NADP reductase yields the protein MSNMNHERVLSVHHWNDTLFSFKCTRDPGLRFENGQFVMIGLQQPNGRPLMRAYSIASPNWEEHLEFFSIKVPDGPLTSQLQHLKEGDEIIISKKPTGTLVLDDLKPGKHLYLLSTGTGLAPFMSVIQDPETYERFEKVILCHGVRYVNEVAYREFITEHLPQNEFFGEALRDKLIYYPTVTREPFENEGRLTDLMRSGKLFSDIGLPPINPEDDRAMLCGSPSMLDETSEVLNSFGLKVSPRMREPGDYLIERAFVEK from the coding sequence ATGAGCAACATGAACCACGAGCGTGTCCTCAGTGTTCATCACTGGAACGACACTCTGTTCAGCTTCAAGTGCACCCGCGATCCGGGCCTGCGCTTCGAGAACGGTCAGTTCGTGATGATCGGCCTGCAACAGCCAAATGGCCGCCCGCTCATGCGCGCTTACTCCATTGCCAGCCCGAACTGGGAAGAGCATCTGGAGTTCTTCAGCATCAAGGTGCCCGATGGCCCGCTGACTTCTCAGTTGCAGCATTTGAAGGAAGGCGACGAGATCATCATCAGCAAAAAACCGACGGGCACCCTGGTGCTTGACGATTTGAAGCCGGGCAAACACTTGTATCTGCTCAGCACCGGTACTGGCCTGGCTCCATTCATGAGCGTGATCCAGGACCCGGAAACCTACGAGCGTTTCGAAAAAGTGATCCTGTGCCACGGCGTGCGTTACGTCAACGAAGTCGCCTACCGCGAATTCATCACCGAGCACCTGCCGCAGAACGAATTCTTCGGCGAGGCCCTGCGTGACAAGTTGATCTACTACCCGACCGTGACCCGTGAGCCGTTCGAAAACGAAGGCCGCCTGACCGACCTTATGCGCAGCGGCAAGCTGTTCAGCGACATCGGCCTGCCACCGATCAACCCCGAAGACGACCGCGCCATGCTGTGCGGCAGCCCAAGCATGTTGGACGAAACCAGCGAAGTGCTGAACAGCTTCGGCCTGAAGGTTTCGCCGCGTATGCGTGAGCCGGGTGATTATCTGATCGAGCGTGCGTTCGTCGAGAAGTAA
- a CDS encoding LysR family transcriptional regulator, whose translation MRFTLRQLQVFVAVAQQESVSRAAGLLALSQSAASTSITELERQSSCQLFDRAGKRLSLNALGHQLLPQAVALLDQAKEIEDLLNGKSGFGSLAVGATLTIGNYLATLLIGSFMQQHPESQVKLHVQNTAHIVHQVAHYEIDLGLIEGDCSHPDIEVQTWVEDELVVFCAPQHHLAKRGVASMEELTHEAWILREQGSGTRLTFDQAMRHHRSALNIRLELEHTEAIKRAVESGLGIGCISRLALRDAFRRGSLVPVETPDLDLARQFYFIWHKQKYQTSAMREFLELCRAFTAGVQRSDEIVLPSIA comes from the coding sequence ATGCGATTTACTCTCCGTCAACTGCAAGTTTTCGTCGCCGTCGCCCAGCAGGAAAGCGTCTCACGCGCTGCTGGCCTTCTGGCCTTATCTCAATCCGCCGCCAGCACCTCGATCACCGAGCTGGAGCGCCAATCCAGCTGCCAATTATTCGACCGCGCGGGCAAACGCCTGAGCCTCAACGCCCTCGGCCATCAGCTGTTACCCCAGGCCGTGGCGCTGCTGGACCAGGCCAAGGAGATCGAAGACCTGCTCAACGGCAAGTCCGGCTTCGGCTCGCTCGCCGTCGGCGCCACCCTGACCATCGGCAATTACCTCGCAACCCTGCTGATCGGCAGCTTCATGCAGCAGCACCCCGAAAGCCAGGTGAAGCTGCATGTGCAGAACACTGCGCATATCGTGCATCAGGTGGCGCACTACGAAATTGACCTGGGTCTAATCGAAGGCGACTGCAGCCACCCGGACATCGAAGTGCAAACCTGGGTGGAGGACGAACTGGTGGTGTTTTGCGCACCGCAACATCACCTGGCCAAACGCGGCGTGGCGAGCATGGAAGAGCTGACCCATGAAGCGTGGATTCTGCGTGAGCAAGGCTCCGGCACGCGCTTGACCTTTGACCAGGCCATGCGGCATCACCGCAGCGCGCTGAATATCCGCCTGGAGCTGGAACACACCGAGGCGATCAAGCGTGCCGTGGAGTCCGGGCTGGGGATCGGCTGTATTTCCCGCCTGGCGCTGCGCGATGCGTTCCGCCGTGGCAGCCTGGTGCCGGTGGAAACCCCGGACCTGGACCTGGCCCGGCAGTTCTATTTCATCTGGCATAAACAGAAGTACCAGACCTCGGCGATGCGCGAGTTCCTGGAACTGTGCCGCGCCTTCACCGCCGGGGTGCAGCGCAGCGACGAGATCGTGCTGCCGAGCATCGCCTGA
- a CDS encoding tRNA-uridine aminocarboxypropyltransferase — MSHAVSRLRTQRLARAVRPFVNRGSRAERCPGCRVIPAYCLCAWRPQVQARSAMCLLMHDVEPMKPSNTGWLIADVIDDTTAFAWSRTEVDPELLTLLADPQWQPYIVFPGEFVAPERVVSEVKVEEGKRPLFILLDGTWSEARKMFRKSPYLEHLPVLSLAPEQLSRYKLRRSKRDDHFCTAEVAALCLELADDQVASEVLDAYLDVFSAHYLAAKFLLPLDPTDSVHTRLSPHIPAV, encoded by the coding sequence ATGAGCCACGCCGTCTCCCGTTTGCGCACTCAGCGCCTGGCGCGGGCCGTGCGGCCTTTTGTCAACCGGGGTTCGCGCGCCGAACGCTGCCCCGGCTGCCGGGTGATTCCCGCGTACTGCCTGTGTGCCTGGCGCCCGCAGGTGCAGGCCCGCTCGGCCATGTGCCTGCTGATGCACGATGTCGAACCGATGAAACCCAGTAACACCGGCTGGCTGATCGCCGATGTCATCGACGACACCACCGCATTTGCCTGGTCGCGCACCGAGGTCGACCCCGAACTGCTGACCTTGCTGGCCGACCCGCAGTGGCAACCCTACATCGTGTTTCCCGGCGAATTCGTCGCGCCCGAGCGGGTTGTCAGCGAGGTGAAGGTGGAGGAGGGCAAGCGCCCGCTGTTCATCCTGCTGGACGGTACGTGGAGTGAAGCGCGCAAGATGTTCCGCAAGAGTCCCTACCTGGAACACTTGCCGGTGCTGAGCCTGGCGCCCGAGCAGTTGTCGCGCTACAAATTGCGCCGTTCCAAGCGCGATGACCATTTCTGCACCGCCGAAGTCGCGGCGCTGTGCCTGGAGCTGGCGGATGATCAAGTTGCCAGCGAAGTGCTGGACGCTTACCTCGACGTATTCAGCGCCCATTACTTGGCGGCCAAGTTCCTGCTGCCGCTGGACCCGACGGACAGCGTGCATACGCGTCTCTCGCCGCATATCCCGGCGGTATGA